The Nesterenkonia xinjiangensis genome contains a region encoding:
- the rpsE gene encoding 30S ribosomal protein S5: protein MTEANENAAQAAQQPQAGETQQAADKGSGRGGRDERGGRGGRGRGRGEGRGRGARDDDRDKFLERVVTINRVSKVVKGGRRFSFTALVVVGDGDGMVGVGYGKAKEVPAAIQKGVEEAKKNFFRVPRVGSTIPHLVTGEDAAGVVLLRPASPGTGVIAGGPVRAVLECAGIHDVLTKSMGSVNAINIVHGTIDALKQLEEPQAVAARRGKALDEVAPAPMLRTMEADREARAQKAGA, encoded by the coding sequence GTGACTGAGGCCAACGAGAACGCCGCCCAGGCTGCTCAGCAGCCGCAGGCCGGCGAGACCCAGCAGGCCGCTGACAAGGGCTCCGGTCGAGGCGGTCGTGACGAGCGCGGCGGCCGTGGTGGCCGTGGGCGTGGTCGCGGCGAGGGCCGAGGCCGCGGCGCCCGCGACGACGATCGGGACAAGTTCCTCGAGCGCGTCGTGACCATCAACCGCGTCTCCAAGGTCGTCAAGGGTGGTCGTCGCTTCAGCTTCACTGCCCTGGTCGTCGTCGGCGACGGTGACGGCATGGTCGGCGTCGGCTACGGCAAGGCCAAGGAGGTGCCCGCCGCGATCCAGAAGGGCGTGGAGGAGGCCAAGAAGAACTTCTTCCGCGTTCCGCGCGTCGGCTCCACCATCCCGCACCTGGTCACCGGTGAGGACGCCGCCGGCGTCGTGCTGCTGCGTCCGGCATCCCCGGGTACCGGTGTGATCGCCGGTGGTCCGGTCCGTGCCGTGCTGGAGTGCGCAGGCATCCACGACGTGCTCACCAAGTCCATGGGCTCGGTGAACGCGATCAACATCGTGCACGGCACCATCGACGCGCTGAAGCAGCTCGAGGAGCCCCAGGCCGTGGCGGCACGCCGCGGCAAGGCTCTCGACGAGGTTGCA
- the rplR gene encoding 50S ribosomal protein L18 — protein sequence MAIGIKGKSKSAARGRRHLRLRKKISGSAERPRLVVTRSARHMVAQVVDDARSRTLVSATTMEADLRSFDGDKTAKAKKVGELIAERAQAAGIGAVVFDRGGNKYHGRVAAVADGAREGGLKL from the coding sequence ATGGCTATTGGTATCAAGGGCAAGTCGAAGTCCGCTGCCCGCGGCCGTCGCCACCTCCGCCTGCGCAAGAAGATCAGCGGGTCCGCCGAGCGTCCGCGCCTGGTGGTCACCCGTTCCGCCCGCCACATGGTGGCTCAGGTCGTCGACGACGCCCGCAGCCGCACGCTGGTCTCCGCCACCACGATGGAGGCGGACCTGCGCAGCTTCGACGGTGACAAGACCGCCAAGGCGAAGAAGGTCGGCGAGCTGATCGCCGAGCGCGCCCAGGCCGCCGGCATCGGCGCTGTGGTCTTCGACCGCGGCGGCAACAAGTACCACGGTCGCGTGGCCGCCGTCGCTGACGGGGCTCGGGAGGGTGGTCTGAAGCTGTGA